The following are from one region of the Methyloversatilis discipulorum genome:
- a CDS encoding efflux RND transporter periplasmic adaptor subunit, translating into MKKETDFFRAVGLLGAGLLALALAGCGQDKGGEHANGGMPPAAVKVLTVTPQEVPVHYDYVGQVAGSREIEVRARVTGIVEKRLYEEGQRIKEGQVMFRLDAAPYRARVAAADAQLDQAKAQLAQAEREYARVKPLADAEAASRKEADDAQSTRDLARAAVKAAEAQLQQAQIDLGYTDVRAPLGGVAGRALKVEGSLAVAGGDSLLTTLAQTDPAYVNFGVGEVEYLRTRDEVARGALKLDPQGFLVKLKGSDGAEFPRSGRLGFQDYKADTSTGAFALRATFENKDGKLSPGQFVRVLLSGATRPDAIAVPQRAVLDSPNGKFVYVIAEADGKTLAQPRPVKLGEWAQLGGELGNAWVIREGLKAGERVIVDGMARIFVPGSPVRIDDGSAPAQPPAGAAAPAAQ; encoded by the coding sequence ATGAAAAAGGAAACGGATTTCTTTCGGGCCGTGGGCCTGCTGGGTGCAGGTCTGCTGGCGCTTGCGCTGGCCGGCTGCGGTCAGGACAAGGGTGGCGAGCACGCCAATGGCGGCATGCCGCCGGCTGCGGTGAAGGTGCTCACCGTGACGCCGCAGGAAGTGCCGGTGCATTACGACTACGTCGGCCAGGTGGCCGGTTCGCGCGAGATCGAGGTGCGGGCGCGGGTGACCGGCATCGTCGAGAAGCGGCTGTACGAGGAAGGCCAGCGCATCAAGGAAGGGCAGGTGATGTTCCGGCTCGACGCCGCGCCATATCGTGCGCGCGTCGCTGCAGCAGATGCCCAGCTCGATCAGGCGAAGGCGCAGCTGGCGCAGGCCGAGCGCGAGTACGCGCGGGTGAAGCCGCTGGCGGATGCCGAGGCGGCCAGCCGCAAGGAAGCCGACGACGCGCAATCGACGCGCGATCTGGCGCGTGCTGCGGTCAAGGCGGCCGAGGCGCAACTGCAGCAGGCGCAGATCGATCTGGGCTACACCGACGTGCGCGCGCCGCTGGGCGGCGTCGCCGGTCGCGCGCTGAAGGTCGAGGGCAGTCTCGCCGTGGCCGGGGGCGACAGCCTGCTGACCACGCTGGCGCAGACCGACCCTGCTTATGTGAACTTCGGCGTCGGCGAAGTGGAATACCTGCGCACCCGCGACGAAGTCGCGCGCGGCGCGCTGAAGCTCGATCCGCAAGGCTTCCTGGTCAAGCTCAAGGGCTCGGATGGCGCCGAATTCCCGCGTAGCGGCCGGCTCGGCTTCCAGGACTACAAGGCGGATACCAGCACCGGTGCCTTCGCGCTGCGTGCCACCTTCGAAAACAAGGACGGCAAGCTGTCGCCGGGCCAGTTCGTGCGCGTGCTGCTGTCCGGCGCCACCCGCCCGGACGCGATCGCGGTGCCACAGCGCGCCGTGCTCGACAGCCCGAACGGCAAGTTCGTGTACGTGATCGCCGAAGCCGACGGCAAGACGCTGGCGCAGCCGCGTCCGGTCAAGCTCGGCGAATGGGCGCAGCTCGGCGGCGAACTGGGCAATGCCTGGGTGATTCGCGAGGGCCTGAAGGCGGGCGAGCGCGTCATCGTCGATGGCATGGCGCGCATCTTCGTGCCTGGCTCGCCGGTGCGCATTGACGACGGCTCCGCGCCGGCACAGCCGCCGGCAGGTGCTGCGGCACCGGCCGCGCAGTAA
- a CDS encoding efflux RND transporter permease subunit, protein MFSRFFIDRPIFAFVISILLVLAGLAAMRTLPIAQYPEIAPPEVMVRAVYPGASAETIAQTVAAPLESVITGVEGMMYMRSTSTSNGVVEIYATFEIGTDPDKAAVNVNNRVKQADARLPEEVRRQGVVVEKGSSAFLAVMAFYSPDGTHEQLYTSNYVTLNVLDNIKKIPGTTNVQIFGAKDYAMRIWVRPDRMTQLGVTVPEIAAALREQNAQFAAGKIGQSPTGGDQDMVYTITTKGRLSTVEEFENIILRSNADGTKLRLRDVARVELGSKDNDFNGTYNGKPAVLMGVFLQPGANALDVAKEVKGAVAEMATRFPPGMTYAIPYDTTRFVEVSIKEVVKTLGEAMILVFIVVFVFLQNIRATLIPVLAVPVSLLGTFAGLHVLGYSINTLTLFGMVLAIGIVVDDAIVVLENVERIMHEQRLSAREAALKAMHEVTGPVIAIVLVLTAVFVPIAFLGGLTGELYRQFAVTISIAVVLSGLVALTMTPALCVALLKNEHKSTARIFVWFNDWFARVTHRYTGAVTWMIRRSAVGVVLFIGMVVITAGLWSKTPGSLVPDEDQGYYIAAIFLPDGATLERTDKVVDEVMKAIQSNPANEHVMAFAGMDFIGGGFKNSAATIFVSQKHWDERTMSTQQLVGELFGKTAGIKEALVLAFNPPAIFGLGNTGGFEFYLQNRGDGGTKRLVENMGALVGASHQSTVLAGGLQTLWRPNAPQLYVDVDRERAKSLGIPLDDAFTTLAGTLGTFYVNDFNKFGRVWQVLMSAESQYRRTPEDIGRLYVKNTAGDMVPVSAFAKVEYSSGPDTVDRYNNLPAVKLMGQAAPGYSSGQAIAEVERLVKDLPGDMSYEWTGAAFQEKRVSSAAALALIMAAVMVFLILAAQYEKWSLPFSVLLAMPFGIFGALAAVWLRGMTNDVYFQIGLVTLLGLSAKNAILIVEYAVLKHHEGYPVAAAAIEAARLRLRPIVMTSLAFILGVLPLAISTGAGAGARVSVGTGVIGGMLAATFLAIFFVPLFYKLIVDRRLATPEEELKVHKPETPHVHAHH, encoded by the coding sequence ATGTTTTCGCGCTTCTTCATAGACAGGCCGATCTTCGCCTTCGTCATTTCGATATTGCTGGTGCTGGCGGGTCTTGCCGCCATGCGCACGCTGCCGATCGCGCAGTACCCGGAAATCGCGCCGCCCGAAGTGATGGTGCGCGCGGTCTATCCGGGCGCTTCCGCCGAAACCATCGCGCAGACCGTGGCCGCACCGCTGGAAAGCGTCATCACCGGCGTCGAAGGCATGATGTACATGCGCTCGACCTCGACCTCGAATGGCGTGGTCGAAATCTACGCCACCTTCGAAATCGGCACCGACCCCGACAAGGCGGCGGTGAACGTGAATAACCGGGTCAAGCAGGCCGACGCCCGTCTGCCCGAAGAGGTTCGCCGGCAGGGCGTGGTGGTCGAGAAGGGCTCGTCCGCCTTCCTGGCGGTGATGGCTTTCTACTCGCCGGATGGCACGCACGAACAGCTCTACACGTCGAACTACGTGACGCTGAACGTGCTGGACAACATCAAGAAGATTCCGGGCACGACCAACGTGCAGATCTTCGGTGCCAAGGACTACGCCATGCGCATCTGGGTACGCCCGGACCGCATGACGCAGCTCGGCGTCACCGTGCCCGAGATCGCCGCTGCGCTGCGCGAGCAGAACGCGCAGTTCGCCGCCGGCAAGATCGGCCAGTCGCCGACCGGCGGCGACCAGGACATGGTCTACACCATCACCACCAAGGGCCGGCTGTCCACGGTCGAGGAATTCGAGAACATCATCCTGCGCTCGAATGCCGATGGCACGAAGCTGCGCCTGCGCGACGTCGCGCGCGTCGAACTGGGTTCCAAGGACAACGACTTCAACGGCACCTACAACGGCAAGCCGGCGGTGCTGATGGGCGTGTTCCTGCAGCCGGGCGCCAACGCGCTGGACGTGGCCAAGGAAGTGAAGGGTGCGGTGGCCGAGATGGCGACCCGCTTCCCGCCGGGCATGACCTATGCCATTCCGTACGACACCACGCGCTTCGTCGAGGTGTCGATCAAGGAAGTGGTGAAGACGCTGGGCGAGGCGATGATCCTGGTGTTCATCGTCGTGTTCGTGTTCCTGCAGAACATCCGCGCCACGCTGATCCCGGTGCTGGCGGTGCCGGTGTCGCTGCTCGGCACCTTCGCCGGCCTGCACGTGCTCGGCTACTCGATCAACACACTGACGCTGTTCGGCATGGTGCTGGCCATCGGCATCGTGGTCGATGACGCCATCGTGGTGCTGGAGAACGTCGAGCGCATCATGCACGAGCAGAGGCTGAGCGCTCGCGAGGCTGCGCTGAAGGCGATGCACGAGGTGACCGGACCGGTCATCGCCATCGTGCTCGTGCTGACCGCGGTGTTCGTGCCGATCGCCTTCCTTGGCGGCCTGACCGGCGAGCTGTATCGCCAGTTCGCGGTGACGATCTCGATCGCCGTCGTGCTGTCCGGCCTGGTCGCGCTGACGATGACGCCGGCGCTGTGCGTGGCGCTGCTGAAGAACGAGCACAAGAGCACGGCGCGCATCTTCGTCTGGTTCAACGACTGGTTCGCCCGCGTCACCCACCGCTACACCGGTGCCGTGACCTGGATGATCCGTCGCTCGGCGGTCGGCGTCGTGCTGTTCATCGGCATGGTGGTGATCACCGCCGGTCTGTGGAGCAAGACACCGGGTTCGCTGGTGCCGGACGAGGACCAGGGCTATTACATCGCCGCCATCTTCCTGCCGGACGGCGCCACGCTGGAGCGCACCGACAAGGTGGTGGACGAGGTGATGAAGGCGATCCAGTCCAACCCGGCCAACGAGCACGTGATGGCCTTCGCCGGCATGGACTTCATCGGCGGTGGCTTCAAGAACAGCGCGGCCACCATCTTCGTCAGCCAGAAGCACTGGGACGAGCGGACGATGAGCACGCAGCAGCTGGTGGGCGAACTGTTCGGCAAGACCGCGGGCATCAAGGAGGCGCTGGTGCTGGCCTTCAACCCGCCGGCCATCTTCGGTCTGGGCAACACCGGCGGCTTCGAGTTCTATCTGCAGAACCGCGGCGACGGCGGCACCAAGCGCCTGGTCGAGAACATGGGCGCGCTGGTTGGCGCCTCGCACCAGAGCACGGTGCTGGCCGGCGGCCTGCAGACCCTGTGGCGGCCGAACGCACCGCAGCTCTATGTCGACGTCGACCGCGAACGCGCGAAGTCGCTGGGCATTCCGCTCGACGACGCGTTCACCACGCTGGCCGGCACGCTGGGTACCTTCTACGTGAACGACTTCAACAAGTTCGGTCGCGTCTGGCAGGTGCTGATGTCGGCCGAGAGTCAGTACCGCCGCACGCCGGAGGACATTGGCCGCCTGTACGTGAAGAACACGGCCGGCGACATGGTGCCGGTGTCGGCCTTCGCCAAGGTCGAGTACAGCTCGGGCCCGGACACGGTGGACCGCTACAACAACCTGCCGGCGGTGAAGCTGATGGGCCAGGCCGCACCGGGCTATTCGTCCGGCCAGGCCATCGCCGAGGTCGAGCGGCTGGTGAAGGATCTGCCGGGCGACATGAGCTACGAATGGACCGGCGCCGCCTTCCAGGAAAAGCGCGTGTCGAGTGCGGCCGCGCTGGCGCTGATCATGGCGGCGGTGATGGTGTTCCTGATTCTCGCCGCCCAGTACGAGAAGTGGTCGCTGCCGTTCTCGGTGCTGCTGGCCATGCCCTTCGGCATCTTCGGTGCGCTGGCGGCGGTGTGGCTGCGCGGCATGACCAATGACGTGTATTTCCAGATCGGTCTGGTGACGCTGCTCGGCCTGTCGGCCAAGAACGCCATCCTGATCGTCGAGTACGCGGTGCTGAAGCATCACGAAGGCTATCCGGTCGCCGCCGCGGCGATCGAGGCGGCGCGCCTGCGCCTGCGCCCCATCGTGATGACCTCGCTCGCCTTCATCCTCGGCGTGCTGCCGCTGGCCATCTCGACCGGCGCCGGCGCCGGCGCGCGGGTGTCGGTGGGTACCGGCGTCATCGGCGGCATGCTGGCCGCGACCTTCCTTGCCATCTTTTTCGTGCCGCTCTTCTACAAGCTCATCGTCGATCGCCGCCTGGCGACGCCGGAAGAAGAGCTGAAGGTGCACAAGCCGGAGACGCCCCATGTCCACGCACATCATTGA
- a CDS encoding efflux transporter outer membrane subunit, with protein sequence MSTHIIDPARRTLLSAAVAAALLSACALNPKPTPELDLPAVTATTPVEIDRWWESFRDPVLDGLIAEALERNDDVVIAVQRVQSSRAALDLVRINRLPDASLSLSGSRQQYSNERPIPGRSRQYNTVIGGISASYELDLFGRLSGQRDVARQQLAASRYALEGLRASVTAQVARAYFSLRALDADEALLSQTLATRDAALALREKQFAGGTIGRYDLEISRSERASVAAALATTRSGREQAETALAVLLGRSPRELVERIPDRGLALSTLAVQPEIPAGLSSDLLARRADVRAAEANLAAASLSVEVARTQWFPTISLTAGLGGESAALGSLLSSSARTWNIGAAIAQPLVGLLSTRAIVAQSEAERAQIAQTYQQAARQAYADALSALSAARGAREAMEETATLFDATSKARDLAEKSYEAGRASRIVLLDAEREKLSAERQLISTRLDRVTALVNTYQALGGGWSGRIETGGDDEKLENAPTASR encoded by the coding sequence ATGTCCACGCACATCATTGATCCGGCGCGCCGCACGCTGCTGTCGGCCGCCGTGGCCGCGGCCCTGCTGTCGGCCTGCGCACTGAACCCGAAGCCGACGCCGGAACTCGACCTGCCGGCGGTGACCGCGACCACGCCGGTCGAGATCGACCGCTGGTGGGAAAGCTTCCGCGACCCGGTGCTGGACGGCCTGATCGCCGAGGCGCTCGAACGCAACGACGATGTCGTGATCGCGGTGCAGCGCGTGCAGTCGTCGCGCGCCGCGCTCGACCTGGTGCGCATCAACCGCCTGCCGGACGCCAGCCTGTCGCTGTCGGGCTCGCGTCAGCAGTACAGCAACGAGCGGCCGATCCCGGGCCGCTCGCGCCAGTACAACACGGTGATCGGCGGCATTTCGGCGTCCTACGAGCTGGATCTGTTCGGTCGCCTGTCCGGTCAGCGCGACGTCGCGCGCCAGCAGCTCGCGGCCAGCCGCTACGCGCTCGAAGGCCTGCGCGCGTCGGTCACCGCTCAGGTGGCGCGCGCCTATTTCAGCCTGCGTGCGCTCGACGCCGACGAGGCGCTGCTGTCGCAGACGCTGGCCACGCGCGACGCCGCACTGGCGCTGCGCGAAAAGCAGTTTGCCGGCGGCACCATCGGCCGCTACGACCTGGAAATTTCGCGCTCGGAACGCGCCAGCGTGGCGGCAGCACTCGCCACCACGCGCAGCGGTCGCGAACAGGCGGAAACCGCACTGGCCGTGCTGCTCGGCCGCTCGCCGCGCGAGCTGGTCGAGCGCATTCCGGACCGCGGTCTGGCGCTGTCGACGCTGGCAGTGCAGCCGGAAATCCCGGCCGGTCTCAGTTCCGACCTGCTGGCGCGACGCGCCGACGTGCGCGCGGCAGAGGCCAATCTGGCCGCGGCCAGTCTGAGCGTCGAAGTGGCGCGCACGCAGTGGTTCCCGACCATATCGCTGACTGCCGGCCTGGGCGGCGAAAGTGCGGCACTGGGCAGCCTGCTGTCGTCGTCGGCCCGCACCTGGAACATCGGTGCGGCGATCGCGCAGCCGCTGGTCGGCCTGCTCAGCACGCGCGCCATCGTCGCGCAGTCGGAAGCCGAACGTGCGCAGATCGCACAGACCTACCAGCAGGCCGCCCGCCAGGCCTACGCCGACGCGCTGAGCGCACTGTCCGCCGCCCGCGGTGCGCGCGAGGCGATGGAAGAAACCGCCACGCTGTTCGACGCCACCTCGAAGGCGCGCGATCTTGCCGAGAAGAGCTACGAAGCCGGGCGTGCCAGCCGCATCGTGCTGCTCGACGCCGAACGCGAAAAGCTGTCAGCCGAACGCCAGCTCATTTCCACCCGCCTCGATCGCGTGACCGCACTGGTGAACACCTACCAGGCGCTGGGCGGCGGCTGGTCGGGTCGCATCGAGACCGGTGGCGACGACGAAAAGCTGGAGAACGCGCCGACCGCGTCACGCTGA
- the ggpS gene encoding glucosylglycerol-phosphate synthase, which produces MLIAPDLDGTFLAGDTDARQQLYQLISNDPDITLVFVTGRGLEAVLPILSDAAIPVPHYVIADVGATVVDGRTRQAVQPLQADIDALWPGERAVSEALQGIPGLQRQEVPQQRRCSYFCDSDAVTDELYRIANEQNCDLLYSADRYLDFLPRGVNKGSTLRRLVHDLGIDMNHVLVAGDTLNDLSMFEQGFRGVCVGESEAALLAATADRTRVLHSRRVGCAGILEALDFFRFIDRTLLLPPGSETMAPCGKSELVIVYHRLPYEEAIDDDGTILRRPHRSPNGIIPTLLSFFADGRKGSWIAWSSAHAGDARFETHTTVDREQYPGLRCARVELTTQDVDIFYKRFSKEAFWPTLHTFWERAQFREDDWQVFLKVNRLFAERTAAEAAHGATVWLHDYNLWMVPAALRELRPDLKIAFFHHTYFPSADVFNVMPWRRDIVGSLLQCDYIGFHIPRQAENFVDVARGVAPLRVLETRNCAPRFLTYGCAVGLDEMTTGIEVHGRRIGIGAHPVGLDVGRIGRILADTQSARLMDRLRREMTGQRVILSVERLDYTKGTLEKLLAFEQLLEQNEELRQKVTLIAVCVPAASEMTIYDTLQTQIEQAVGRINGRFSRVGWTPVQFFFRPIPFAELVAYYAIADVMWITPLRDGLNLVSKEYVATQGLMQGGGVLVLSEFAGAAAELHGAVLTNPHDRNDLRDKCLYALNIHRAEAESRLRELFAIVQHNDIVRWGAEFLAAVESVSEPPVQTVMAA; this is translated from the coding sequence ATGCTCATCGCCCCCGATCTGGACGGCACCTTTCTCGCCGGCGACACCGACGCACGCCAGCAGCTCTATCAACTGATCAGCAACGATCCGGACATCACGCTGGTGTTCGTGACCGGCCGCGGCCTCGAAGCCGTGCTGCCCATCCTGTCCGATGCAGCCATCCCGGTGCCGCACTACGTCATCGCCGACGTCGGTGCCACCGTGGTCGATGGACGCACCCGACAGGCTGTGCAGCCGCTGCAGGCCGACATCGATGCGCTGTGGCCGGGCGAGCGCGCAGTGAGCGAGGCGCTGCAGGGCATTCCCGGCCTGCAGCGACAGGAGGTGCCGCAACAGCGACGCTGCTCCTATTTCTGCGACAGCGACGCGGTGACCGACGAGCTATACCGCATCGCCAACGAACAGAACTGCGACCTGCTGTACTCGGCCGACCGCTATCTCGATTTCCTGCCGCGCGGCGTGAACAAGGGCAGCACGCTGCGCCGGCTGGTGCATGACCTCGGTATCGACATGAACCACGTACTGGTGGCGGGCGATACGCTGAACGACCTGTCGATGTTCGAGCAGGGCTTCCGCGGCGTCTGCGTCGGCGAATCGGAAGCAGCGTTGCTGGCCGCCACCGCCGACCGCACGCGCGTGCTGCATTCGCGCCGCGTCGGCTGTGCCGGCATCCTCGAAGCACTCGACTTCTTCCGCTTCATCGACCGCACGCTGCTGCTGCCGCCCGGCAGCGAAACCATGGCGCCCTGCGGCAAGTCGGAACTGGTCATCGTCTATCACCGCCTGCCCTACGAGGAAGCGATCGACGACGACGGCACCATCCTGCGCCGGCCGCACCGCTCGCCGAACGGCATCATCCCGACCCTGCTGAGCTTCTTCGCCGATGGGCGCAAAGGTTCGTGGATCGCCTGGTCGAGCGCGCACGCCGGCGACGCCCGCTTCGAAACGCACACCACGGTCGACCGCGAGCAGTACCCCGGCCTGCGCTGTGCCCGCGTCGAGCTGACGACGCAGGACGTGGACATCTTCTACAAGCGCTTCTCGAAGGAGGCGTTCTGGCCGACCTTGCACACTTTCTGGGAGCGCGCGCAGTTCCGCGAGGACGACTGGCAGGTGTTCCTGAAGGTGAACCGGCTGTTCGCCGAACGCACCGCCGCCGAGGCGGCGCACGGCGCCACGGTATGGCTGCACGACTACAACCTGTGGATGGTGCCGGCAGCGCTGCGCGAGCTGCGACCCGATCTGAAGATCGCCTTCTTCCACCACACCTATTTCCCGTCGGCCGACGTGTTCAACGTGATGCCGTGGCGGCGCGACATCGTCGGCAGCCTGCTGCAGTGCGACTACATCGGTTTCCACATTCCGCGCCAGGCCGAGAACTTCGTCGACGTCGCGCGCGGCGTGGCGCCGCTGCGCGTGCTCGAAACGAGGAACTGCGCACCACGCTTCCTCACCTACGGCTGCGCGGTCGGGCTGGACGAGATGACGACGGGGATCGAGGTGCATGGCCGGCGCATCGGCATCGGCGCTCACCCGGTCGGGCTCGATGTCGGCCGCATCGGCCGCATTCTCGCCGACACGCAGAGCGCCCGTCTGATGGACCGGCTACGACGCGAAATGACGGGGCAACGCGTCATCCTGTCGGTCGAGCGGCTGGACTACACCAAGGGCACGCTGGAAAAGCTGCTCGCCTTCGAACAGCTGCTCGAACAGAACGAGGAGCTGCGGCAGAAAGTGACGCTGATCGCCGTATGCGTGCCCGCAGCGAGCGAAATGACCATCTACGACACGCTGCAGACGCAGATCGAACAGGCGGTCGGCCGCATCAACGGCCGCTTCTCGCGCGTCGGCTGGACGCCGGTGCAGTTCTTCTTCCGCCCCATCCCGTTCGCCGAACTGGTGGCCTACTACGCCATCGCCGACGTCATGTGGATCACGCCGCTGCGCGACGGGCTCAATCTCGTGTCCAAGGAGTATGTCGCCACCCAGGGGCTGATGCAGGGCGGTGGCGTGCTGGTGCTGTCGGAGTTCGCTGGCGCGGCGGCCGAGCTGCACGGCGCGGTGCTGACCAACCCGCACGACCGCAACGACCTGCGCGACAAATGCCTGTACGCGCTGAACATCCACCGCGCCGAAGCCGAGTCACGATTGCGCGAACTGTTCGCCATCGTCCAGCACAACGACATCGTGCGCTGGGGTGCGGAATTTCTGGCGGCGGTGGAATCGGTCAGCGAACCACCGGTGCAGACGGTGATGGCAGCCTGA
- a CDS encoding MFS transporter: MFVHLAPLAALLGGVALLLLGSGLLTTLLAVRGGIEGYGSPFMGLLGSLFFAGFLIGTRVAPTLIRRVGHVRAFAFFTSAVACSVLLHEMWVSPWVWAPVRLITGIAMVGLYAIVESWLNSQAAPAQRARVFATYMGVNLGALALAQQLLQVGDAGTHTLFVLAALLVCAAVMPVAATRLSQPQIDNAAAPALRSLYRKAPIAFDAAFASGLAMGAFWGLGAVWADRSGLGSSGVAAFMSATIVGGALFQWPLGMLSDRHDRGRVITLVAFAAALLALLPMFALPFGADATATAGLLYGGFAFALYPMAMARLIDRLDPHEVLAGSSGLLLVHGIGAALGPLAAGLAMAALGPDALPMWFALTQGVLALLASSLLRRMPAQVALQTRFLPMVRTTSTAFELAGTARPDPDTSTTETR, translated from the coding sequence TTGTTCGTCCATCTTGCACCGCTCGCCGCCCTGCTCGGCGGCGTCGCCCTGCTGCTGCTCGGCAGCGGCCTGCTCACCACGCTGCTCGCCGTGCGCGGCGGCATCGAAGGATATGGCAGCCCTTTCATGGGTCTGCTCGGCTCGCTGTTCTTCGCCGGCTTCCTGATCGGCACCCGGGTCGCGCCGACGCTGATCCGCCGCGTCGGCCACGTGCGCGCGTTCGCCTTCTTCACCTCGGCCGTGGCCTGCAGCGTGCTGCTGCACGAAATGTGGGTGTCGCCCTGGGTGTGGGCGCCGGTGCGCCTGATCACCGGCATCGCGATGGTCGGGCTGTACGCCATCGTCGAAAGCTGGCTCAACAGCCAGGCCGCGCCGGCGCAACGGGCCCGCGTGTTCGCGACCTATATGGGCGTGAATCTCGGCGCACTGGCGCTGGCCCAGCAGCTGCTGCAGGTCGGCGACGCCGGCACGCACACGCTGTTCGTGCTGGCCGCGCTGCTGGTGTGCGCAGCGGTGATGCCGGTGGCGGCGACGCGACTGAGCCAGCCGCAGATCGACAATGCCGCGGCACCGGCGCTGCGCAGCCTGTACCGAAAGGCACCGATCGCCTTCGATGCGGCCTTCGCCTCCGGCCTCGCGATGGGCGCCTTCTGGGGTCTGGGCGCGGTGTGGGCCGACCGCAGCGGACTGGGCAGCTCGGGCGTGGCCGCATTCATGAGCGCAACCATCGTCGGCGGCGCGCTGTTCCAGTGGCCGCTGGGCATGCTGTCCGACCGTCACGACCGCGGCCGCGTCATCACGCTGGTGGCTTTTGCCGCCGCGCTGCTGGCGCTGCTGCCGATGTTCGCGCTGCCCTTCGGCGCCGACGCGACGGCGACCGCCGGGCTGCTCTACGGCGGCTTCGCGTTCGCGCTCTACCCGATGGCGATGGCGCGCCTGATAGACCGGCTCGACCCGCACGAAGTGCTGGCCGGCAGCAGCGGACTGCTGCTGGTGCACGGCATAGGCGCCGCACTCGGCCCGCTGGCCGCCGGCCTCGCGATGGCCGCGCTGGGGCCCGACGCGCTGCCAATGTGGTTCGCGCTGACCCAGGGCGTGCTGGCGCTGCTTGCCTCCTCGCTGCTGCGCCGCATGCCGGCGCAGGTCGCGCTGCAGACGCGCTTCCTGCCCATGGTGCGCACCACCTCGACCGCCTTCGAACTGGCTGGCACCGCCCGCCCCGATCCCGACACATCCACCACGGAGACCCGCTGA
- a CDS encoding MdtA/MuxA family multidrug efflux RND transporter periplasmic adaptor subunit, with product MMLLLLAGLTAGWFYANERTKPADGEGGPPGMRAGGPPGGPPGGARRFGGDTRVGSAVAQRTDLPVHLAALGTVTPIESVVVRSRVEGELQSLHFTEGQRVKKGDLLAQIDPRAFQVELAQGEAAKARNAALLANAKEDLTRYETLLAQDSIAAQQVTNQRSLVRQYEAAVLADDATIASARLSLQYARITAPISGRVGLRLATPGNIVRSSDADGLLTITQDAPISVVFALPEPQLVAVRSAIARGGLPVEARDRDNRTVLATGTLRILDNQIDVATGTVKAKAMFDNRDGALFPNQFVNVKLRVDTIADAIVVPVSAIQRGASGPFVYVVGDDLTAVMRPVKTGVLEGELQQVTEGLQPGERVVTDGVDRLREGDKVKLDDTPSAPRVGNGSAPGRRGPPPAQ from the coding sequence ATGATGCTGCTTCTGCTGGCCGGCCTGACCGCCGGCTGGTTCTACGCCAACGAACGCACCAAGCCGGCCGACGGTGAGGGCGGACCACCCGGGATGAGGGCCGGCGGCCCGCCGGGCGGTCCTCCGGGTGGCGCACGCCGCTTCGGCGGCGATACGCGAGTCGGCAGTGCGGTCGCGCAGCGCACCGACCTGCCGGTGCATCTGGCGGCGCTGGGTACGGTGACGCCGATCGAGAGCGTGGTGGTGCGCAGCCGGGTCGAGGGCGAACTGCAGTCGCTGCATTTCACCGAAGGTCAGCGGGTGAAGAAGGGCGACCTGCTGGCGCAGATCGATCCGCGCGCGTTCCAGGTCGAACTGGCGCAGGGCGAAGCGGCGAAGGCGCGCAATGCGGCGCTGCTGGCCAACGCGAAGGAGGACCTGACGCGTTACGAAACGCTGCTGGCGCAGGATTCGATCGCCGCGCAGCAGGTGACCAACCAGCGCTCGCTGGTGCGCCAGTACGAAGCCGCAGTGCTGGCCGACGACGCCACCATCGCCAGCGCTCGGCTGTCGCTGCAGTACGCCCGCATCACGGCGCCGATCAGCGGCCGCGTCGGCCTGCGCCTGGCCACGCCCGGCAATATCGTGCGCAGCTCGGACGCCGACGGCCTGCTCACCATCACGCAGGATGCGCCGATCTCGGTCGTGTTCGCGCTGCCCGAGCCGCAACTGGTCGCGGTGCGCAGTGCCATTGCGCGCGGCGGCCTGCCGGTCGAGGCGCGTGACCGCGATAACCGCACCGTGCTGGCGACCGGCACGCTGCGCATCCTGGACAACCAGATCGACGTCGCCACCGGCACCGTGAAAGCCAAGGCCATGTTCGATAACCGCGACGGCGCGCTGTTTCCGAACCAGTTCGTCAACGTGAAGCTGCGCGTCGACACCATCGCCGACGCCATCGTCGTGCCGGTGTCGGCGATACAGCGCGGCGCCAGCGGACCTTTCGTATACGTGGTCGGCGACGACCTGACCGCTGTCATGCGGCCGGTGAAGACCGGTGTGCTCGAAGGCGAACTGCAGCAGGTGACCGAAGGCCTGCAGCCGGGCGAGCGCGTCGTGACCGACGGTGTGGACCGCCTGCGCGAAGGCGACAAGGTGAAGCTCGACGACACTCCATCCGCGCCGCGTGTCGGCAATGGCAGCGCGCCGGGTCGTCGTGGCCCGCCGCCGGCGCAGTGA